The proteins below come from a single Leptospirillum ferriphilum genomic window:
- a CDS encoding YggS family pyridoxal phosphate enzyme, with the protein MASIGMDARIAVFRDRFDRLKKEIALKARSNGYSHEIRIVGVTKGRSDEEAMALFEAGVDHLAENRWEFLSGRVELFQSGRFPLWHFIGALQRRSLRQNYRPVFSVDTVDRPSVLPVLARLAEQGKTRQNILVELDLTGLPGRSGVREERLDSLLEECTRWPELVVRGFLVMGPPPEDRTLSRQVFRRGRALFERFFSGNDHVLSMGMSEDYPEAVAEGSTEVRIGRYFFEEERK; encoded by the coding sequence TTGGCTAGCATCGGGATGGACGCTCGCATCGCGGTTTTTCGTGACCGATTCGACCGGTTGAAGAAAGAGATTGCGCTCAAGGCACGTTCAAACGGCTATTCCCATGAAATCCGGATTGTCGGGGTCACAAAAGGAAGATCCGACGAAGAAGCCATGGCCTTGTTTGAAGCCGGAGTCGACCACCTGGCGGAAAATCGCTGGGAATTTCTGTCGGGGCGGGTGGAACTCTTTCAGTCCGGACGCTTTCCCCTCTGGCATTTTATCGGAGCTCTTCAGAGACGATCCCTCCGTCAGAATTACCGGCCGGTTTTTTCCGTGGACACGGTCGACCGGCCTTCGGTCCTTCCGGTTTTGGCCCGTCTGGCGGAACAAGGGAAAACGCGCCAGAATATTCTGGTGGAGCTTGACCTGACCGGTCTCCCGGGACGCTCGGGCGTTCGGGAAGAGCGTCTCGACAGCCTTCTGGAGGAATGCACCCGCTGGCCGGAGCTGGTGGTCCGGGGGTTTCTGGTCATGGGACCTCCTCCGGAAGACCGGACACTCTCCCGACAGGTGTTTCGCCGGGGAAGAGCCTTGTTCGAACGTTTTTTTTCCGGGAACGACCATGTCCTGTCGATGGGAATGAGCGAGGATTATCCGGAGGCCGTGGCCGAGGGCTCGACAGAAGTCCGGATTGGCCGGTATTTTTTTGAGGAAGAGAGGAAGTAG
- the proC gene encoding pyrroline-5-carboxylate reductase: MGRSESGGICWVLGGGRMGQAFLSGILKKGWQNRPEKVFVCDPDPGVRERLSGEGTVDVVSSVDELVREGEKSSPSLVFWAVKPSLFSGLAAVLRSLDISPLGVSVMAGTPLSTLQESLPRWRWIRTMSNLALTRGEGMTLLTPGARAEDEDLSAVSRIFLELGRVMMLPEKDFDVATALAGSGPGLMALVLEALSDAGVRHGLKREDAVFLSAQMLKGTASLILEEGMDPSELRKRVASPSGTTIEGLVALEEGGVRASFIQAVARMVGRSSEMSVHSRKEDPHSHR, translated from the coding sequence GTGGGGAGATCAGAGTCGGGCGGCATCTGCTGGGTTCTCGGAGGGGGGCGCATGGGACAGGCTTTTCTGTCCGGAATCCTGAAAAAAGGGTGGCAGAATCGTCCGGAAAAAGTGTTCGTCTGCGACCCGGATCCCGGGGTCCGGGAACGTTTGTCGGGAGAAGGGACGGTGGACGTCGTTTCTTCCGTGGACGAACTTGTCCGGGAAGGAGAAAAGTCTTCTCCTTCCCTGGTCTTCTGGGCCGTAAAACCTTCCCTTTTTTCTGGATTGGCCGCTGTTTTGCGGTCACTGGACATCTCTCCCCTGGGCGTGTCGGTCATGGCGGGAACGCCTCTCTCCACTCTTCAGGAGAGTCTTCCCCGGTGGCGCTGGATAAGAACAATGTCGAACCTGGCATTGACACGGGGAGAAGGGATGACCCTTCTGACGCCCGGTGCCCGGGCAGAGGACGAGGATCTTTCCGCCGTCTCCCGCATTTTTCTGGAGCTTGGGCGTGTGATGATGCTTCCGGAAAAAGACTTTGATGTGGCGACCGCTCTTGCGGGTTCGGGACCGGGCCTCATGGCCCTTGTGCTGGAAGCTCTTTCCGATGCCGGTGTTCGCCACGGGCTCAAGCGGGAGGATGCCGTGTTCCTGTCGGCTCAGATGTTGAAGGGGACGGCTTCCCTGATTCTGGAGGAAGGGATGGACCCTTCGGAACTCAGGAAGAGGGTGGCCTCTCCGTCCGGTACGACGATCGAGGGCCTTGTCGCACTCGAGGAGGGTGGTGTCCGGGCGTCGTTTATTCAGGCGGTTGCCCGCATGGTCGGTCGTTCTTCGGAAATGTCCGTTCATTCTCGAAAGGAGGATCCCCATTCTCATCGTTGA
- a CDS encoding YggT family protein: MLTLYSWVIIIRALLSWVSPDPYNPVVRILHQVTEPVLAPIRKLVPPEKLAGMDISPLIAIFLIQVLQHFLY, translated from the coding sequence TTGCTGACCCTCTATTCCTGGGTTATCATCATTCGGGCCCTTTTGTCCTGGGTCTCGCCGGATCCCTACAATCCGGTTGTGCGTATCCTGCATCAAGTGACCGAACCGGTCCTGGCTCCCATTCGGAAACTGGTTCCTCCCGAAAAGCTGGCCGGGATGGATATTTCTCCTCTTATCGCAATTTTTCTCATCCAGGTCCTCCAGCACTTTTTGTATTAG